A genomic window from Streptomyces sp. NBC_00234 includes:
- a CDS encoding YciI family protein — protein MEFFCFHRDRPGSLTLRGELLEEHWSYMDGYASEMIARGPTLTRDREDPTGSVHILDLPDPAVARAFAFGEPGYQAGVYRDVMLRRWRNVLGRTMWDFPGGEGEGDRFLVLGLGAGEPADLAAPQDQDELIAYGPLLSDDGATWLGTAALVRAPDRDAARGVLTADRYAAIEVHDWQFGGRDSK, from the coding sequence ATGGAATTCTTCTGCTTCCACCGCGATCGGCCCGGCTCCCTGACACTGCGTGGAGAGCTCCTGGAGGAGCACTGGTCCTACATGGACGGGTACGCGTCGGAGATGATCGCCCGAGGGCCGACTCTCACCCGTGATCGCGAGGACCCCACCGGCAGTGTGCACATCCTCGACCTGCCGGACCCTGCCGTCGCACGGGCCTTCGCCTTCGGCGAGCCCGGCTACCAGGCCGGTGTGTACCGCGACGTCATGCTGCGCCGTTGGCGCAACGTGCTGGGGCGCACCATGTGGGACTTCCCCGGCGGCGAAGGCGAAGGGGACCGGTTCCTGGTGCTCGGCCTCGGTGCCGGGGAGCCCGCCGACCTCGCGGCGCCGCAGGACCAGGACGAGCTGATCGCGTACGGACCGCTGCTGTCCGACGACGGGGCCACCTGGCTGGGTACGGCTGCGCTGGTGCGGGCACCGGACCGGGACGCGGCGCGCGGCGTGCTCACCGCGGACCGGTATGCCGCCATCGAGGTGCACGACTGGCAGTTCGGCGGCCGGGACAGCAAGTGA
- a CDS encoding glycosyltransferase, with the protein MTALQLSVVVPCFNEAEAIETFHSTLLAALEPLGDELEICYVDDGSTDGTRLLLGGIAALDPRVRYTAFSRNFGKEAAMLAGLRMSRGAAVVLMDADLQHPPELIPRMLELHRHGYDQVIPRRDRTGEGALRNALSHTYYALVRRCMDVEVVDGSGDFRLLSRRAVDSVLSLPESNRFSKGIFSWIGFDTVSFRYRNRERAAGQSKWGSRRLLNYGIDGLLSFNNRPLRLAIYTGFWVFVSALVYALWTVVNVALNGADTPGYATLLAAVVALSGIQLVTLGVIGEYVGRIYHEAKHRPPYVVRETNESCPVPPVGPVPDVQGELSELAAGRSRTLRQFASFVLIGCVNTAVYLAVYVLLNQWIPYLIAHVVAFTVSVIGSFLLNSYITVGTKPTWRGFVRYPLSSLINLVASGALLHFAVSALDMDKNLAALVAGVLVTPISFLLARWAITSGRGARTAAGPPDGTDGTPSSEPPMIKSDSR; encoded by the coding sequence ATGACTGCCCTTCAACTGTCGGTCGTCGTCCCGTGCTTCAACGAGGCCGAAGCGATCGAGACCTTTCACTCCACGTTGCTCGCCGCTCTCGAACCCCTGGGTGACGAGCTGGAGATCTGTTACGTGGACGACGGCAGCACGGACGGGACACGCCTTCTGCTCGGCGGCATCGCTGCCCTGGACCCTCGGGTCCGCTACACCGCCTTCAGCCGGAACTTCGGCAAGGAGGCCGCCATGCTCGCCGGACTCCGTATGTCCCGGGGCGCCGCCGTGGTGCTCATGGACGCGGACCTCCAGCACCCGCCCGAACTGATCCCCCGCATGCTGGAACTGCACCGGCACGGCTACGACCAGGTGATTCCCCGCCGCGACCGGACGGGCGAGGGAGCGCTGCGCAACGCGCTCAGCCACACGTACTACGCACTGGTCCGCCGCTGCATGGACGTGGAGGTCGTCGACGGTTCCGGGGACTTCCGGCTGCTGTCACGACGGGCGGTGGACAGCGTGCTCTCGCTGCCGGAGAGCAATCGCTTCTCGAAGGGGATCTTCTCCTGGATCGGTTTCGATACGGTCAGTTTCCGGTACCGGAACAGGGAGCGGGCGGCCGGACAGTCGAAATGGGGAAGCCGGAGGCTGCTGAACTACGGCATCGACGGATTGCTGTCCTTCAACAACCGCCCCCTGCGCCTCGCCATCTACACCGGCTTCTGGGTCTTCGTCTCGGCGCTCGTCTACGCCCTGTGGACCGTCGTGAACGTCGCGCTGAACGGCGCGGACACACCCGGCTATGCCACCCTCCTCGCGGCCGTCGTGGCGCTCAGCGGAATTCAGCTGGTCACGCTCGGGGTCATCGGTGAATACGTCGGGCGCATTTACCACGAGGCGAAGCACCGCCCCCCGTACGTCGTGCGGGAGACGAACGAGTCGTGTCCCGTGCCGCCCGTCGGGCCCGTGCCCGACGTCCAGGGAGAGCTGAGCGAACTCGCCGCAGGACGGTCGCGCACCCTGCGTCAGTTCGCTTCGTTCGTGCTGATCGGCTGCGTGAACACGGCCGTGTATCTGGCCGTCTACGTCCTGCTGAACCAATGGATCCCGTATCTGATCGCCCACGTCGTGGCCTTCACGGTCAGCGTCATCGGCTCGTTCCTTCTCAACTCCTACATCACCGTGGGGACGAAGCCGACGTGGCGCGGGTTCGTGCGCTATCCGCTGTCGAGCCTCATCAACCTCGTGGCGTCGGGCGCGCTGCTCCATTTCGCGGTCAGTGCTCTGGACATGGACAAGAACCTCGCAGCCCTGGTCGCCGGCGTGCTCGTCACCCCGATCTCCTTCCTGCTGGCCCGCTGGGCGATCACGTCGGGGCGAGGCGCGCGGACGGCGGCCGGCCCGCCGGACGGAACGGACGGGACCCCTTCCTCCGAGCCGCCGATGATCAAGTCCGACAGCCGGTGA
- a CDS encoding DUF6056 family protein, translated as MVGSVHGTAVPEPPDEKGRSGERGVRPNEPHRSPGKRTWPDFWIPALAVPPLALLAAASWFGRRVRPSADDWCFLPVVRDEGIAGIVGTFYLDDNGRIANGLLVGAYAKFGVAGHQWFALVSGVLMLGILAAVTVAALRRAGLTAPRGTALLIASMVTALFLFVTTNTYKTFYWPAAAVSHTLPPVLACAAVIPLLRARSRRGRTVALAVAFLMGLVIGTLSEETTVVVVVVLVAVMLVGFRVFPAHARTYGWAWCAAGIAGTGTGALILLASPGSRARRERYGAQNSALLDPDSLIGSLRGFGEIVVTVATTWQYLGAVAVGLLLGLLAERADGRPTRPPAHRPLLVATGALAVLVSGYLCTVITYPAFGERVATTNRLWNDYLLLYIVLLVGAGLLLGQAVRATGRSTAPVKAVCAALCVLVCVGPAIALVRLDTNMEARAERWDRQDRWLRERAAAGAEVLPYKPVTVSGMLEPFSRQGRNPWPAGCVADYYHLDHVTYSTVLP; from the coding sequence ATGGTTGGCAGCGTCCACGGAACCGCCGTTCCGGAACCGCCCGACGAGAAGGGCCGGTCCGGGGAGAGGGGCGTGCGGCCGAACGAACCGCACCGTTCACCGGGGAAGCGGACATGGCCGGACTTCTGGATTCCCGCCCTCGCGGTCCCGCCCCTCGCGCTGCTCGCCGCCGCGTCCTGGTTCGGGCGCCGGGTCCGCCCCAGCGCCGACGACTGGTGCTTCCTGCCCGTCGTACGGGACGAGGGCATCGCCGGGATCGTCGGTACCTTCTACCTCGACGACAACGGGCGGATCGCGAACGGGCTGCTGGTCGGTGCCTACGCGAAGTTCGGGGTCGCGGGACACCAGTGGTTCGCCCTGGTCAGCGGCGTACTGATGCTCGGCATCCTGGCGGCGGTGACGGTCGCGGCCCTGCGCAGAGCGGGGCTCACGGCGCCCCGCGGCACCGCACTGCTGATCGCCTCCATGGTCACCGCGCTCTTCCTGTTCGTCACGACCAATACGTACAAGACCTTCTACTGGCCCGCTGCCGCGGTCTCGCACACCCTGCCACCCGTACTCGCCTGCGCCGCGGTGATTCCACTCCTGCGGGCGCGGTCACGGCGGGGGAGGACCGTCGCCCTGGCCGTCGCCTTCCTCATGGGCCTCGTCATCGGCACCTTGTCGGAGGAGACCACGGTCGTCGTGGTGGTCGTACTCGTCGCCGTCATGCTCGTCGGCTTCCGGGTCTTCCCGGCCCACGCCCGGACCTACGGATGGGCGTGGTGCGCGGCGGGCATCGCAGGGACCGGGACCGGCGCCCTGATCCTGCTTGCGTCGCCGGGCTCCCGGGCCCGGCGCGAACGGTACGGCGCGCAGAACTCGGCGCTGCTGGACCCCGATTCACTCATCGGTTCACTGCGCGGTTTCGGGGAGATCGTCGTCACGGTCGCCACCACCTGGCAGTACCTCGGGGCGGTCGCCGTCGGGCTTCTGCTGGGCCTCCTGGCGGAGCGCGCCGACGGGCGCCCGACGCGCCCGCCCGCGCATCGGCCTCTGCTCGTCGCCACGGGCGCGCTCGCGGTTCTCGTCTCCGGTTATCTCTGCACGGTCATTACCTACCCCGCCTTCGGCGAGCGTGTGGCCACGACCAACAGGCTCTGGAACGACTACCTGTTGCTGTACATCGTGCTGCTCGTCGGTGCGGGTCTGCTCCTCGGGCAGGCCGTACGGGCGACCGGCCGGAGCACCGCCCCGGTCAAGGCCGTCTGCGCCGCTCTGTGCGTGCTGGTGTGCGTGGGGCCCGCCATCGCCCTCGTCCGTCTCGACACCAACATGGAGGCTCGGGCGGAGCGGTGGGACCGCCAGGACCGATGGCTGCGGGAGCGGGCGGCGGCAGGTGCCGAGGTGCTCCCCTACAAGCCGGTGACGGTGAGCGGCATGCTGGAGCCGTTCAGCAGGCAGGGGCGCAACCCCTGGCCGGCCGGGTGCGTCGCCGACTACTACCACCTCGATCACGTCACGTACTCGACCGTGCTCCCCTGA
- a CDS encoding MXAN_6230/SCO0854 family RING domain-containing protein yields the protein MTTTTTPTTTSGRRSVAAALLARRGAVYLPSRSGRPTVDTLAGLALLDADLLDRGYLLSAALRHALAALDAKTLAAEGRAVLADIDRALGADRPHVPLFRTFPESTPEDTFVFYVDRVLTLLFQAPEQPCVLCGTDSTVHAVSPCAHLVCRSCFDGSDLSACPVCHRRIDADDPFLRPGRPRQAARSDRALPDRLRVLGHGGDPNARTTDAGHELAVLLARPTALSPQDTDDLALFLDTRTRRDLSWIPRTIPGRETKARTLAWLLADPSAHHVTIPAATALTDTATDVLRLLVVRSGGDAGLVTVPRFTAVPRPLRRALLSILDGLDVSLVAEDMRRHTTAWKHAAERLHPFEHASRYPNAALAFAALRDFRLTGDSLSVRLRRAADDVPAATTADAKVSVTPWASGVESALARADIPRALTLLAQRPGELLRRLDHLLRTADAADVDLVLIALERVAHRVAPAVLLSALGAIRTRAREGSERVFFPKGGSAKAHIVDDERVPLPATVVERAGAVLTGEILRRAGRLDRVGVAVIDAALDGVVAPFGERTASRALLTLPRGSELAVPDGRTLRLFLHWMESETSGTTDLDLSVAMFDSTWRHVGTCDYTSLRFARSAAVHSGDLTSAPAPGGASEFVDLDMTALAAAGVRHLVTLVYAFNNVAFGDLDEAFAGLMVRDAPGSTGPAFDPRQVEQRFDLTGQVRASIPMVVDVAARTLRWLDIAQGVTGTHHAVHRYADDLATLGQGLTNLFTSGARVGLGELATWQAAARADAVIVRHTDGSRSTYRRHAGETTATFAGRIGTPATDDEPGLDVTQATLAFLLRGDISLPEKSEVFALYPAGLVAADVRLVAASDLATSLA from the coding sequence ATGACGACCACGACCACCCCGACGACCACATCCGGCCGCCGCAGCGTTGCCGCGGCACTCCTGGCACGTCGTGGAGCCGTCTACCTTCCCTCCCGGTCCGGTCGGCCCACGGTGGACACCCTTGCCGGCCTGGCACTTCTCGATGCCGACCTGCTGGACCGCGGCTACCTCCTGTCGGCCGCGCTGCGCCACGCCCTGGCCGCCCTCGATGCGAAGACGCTCGCCGCCGAGGGCCGGGCCGTGCTCGCGGACATCGACCGTGCGCTGGGGGCGGACCGGCCCCACGTCCCGCTGTTCCGCACCTTCCCGGAGAGCACCCCGGAGGACACCTTCGTCTTCTACGTCGACCGCGTCCTGACCCTCCTCTTCCAGGCGCCTGAGCAGCCGTGCGTGCTGTGCGGAACCGACAGCACCGTGCACGCCGTCTCCCCGTGCGCCCACCTCGTATGCCGGAGCTGCTTCGACGGATCCGACCTTTCGGCCTGCCCCGTCTGCCACCGCCGGATCGACGCCGACGACCCGTTCCTCCGCCCCGGGCGGCCCCGCCAGGCCGCCCGGAGCGACCGCGCACTGCCGGACCGGCTCCGTGTCCTCGGCCACGGCGGTGATCCCAATGCCCGTACCACGGACGCCGGGCACGAGCTGGCCGTCCTGCTCGCCCGTCCTACGGCCCTGAGCCCGCAGGACACGGACGATCTCGCTCTGTTCCTGGACACCCGGACCCGCAGGGACCTCTCCTGGATCCCCAGGACGATCCCGGGCCGGGAGACGAAGGCCCGTACGCTCGCCTGGCTCCTTGCCGACCCATCCGCCCACCACGTGACGATCCCGGCCGCCACGGCCCTGACGGACACCGCGACCGACGTCCTGCGTCTGCTGGTCGTCCGGTCCGGTGGCGACGCAGGATTGGTCACCGTCCCGCGCTTCACCGCCGTACCGCGCCCCCTTCGCCGCGCGCTGCTCTCGATCCTCGACGGCCTGGACGTCTCGCTCGTCGCCGAGGACATGCGACGGCACACCACGGCGTGGAAGCACGCCGCGGAGCGCCTGCACCCCTTCGAGCACGCGAGCCGCTACCCGAACGCCGCGCTCGCCTTCGCCGCGCTCCGCGACTTCCGCCTCACCGGAGACTCCCTTTCCGTACGGCTGCGCAGGGCGGCGGACGACGTTCCGGCGGCGACGACGGCCGACGCGAAGGTCTCCGTCACCCCGTGGGCGTCCGGCGTCGAGTCCGCACTGGCCCGAGCCGACATCCCGCGCGCGCTCACGCTGCTCGCACAGCGTCCGGGCGAACTCCTGCGGCGACTGGACCACTTGCTGCGTACGGCCGACGCGGCGGACGTCGACCTGGTGCTGATCGCGCTCGAACGGGTCGCCCACCGGGTGGCCCCGGCCGTCCTGCTCTCCGCGCTCGGCGCGATCCGCACCCGCGCACGCGAGGGGTCGGAGCGCGTGTTCTTCCCGAAGGGCGGAAGCGCGAAGGCGCACATCGTCGACGACGAACGCGTCCCGCTGCCCGCCACCGTCGTCGAGCGTGCCGGAGCCGTCCTCACCGGGGAGATCCTGCGACGGGCCGGCCGGCTGGACCGGGTGGGTGTCGCCGTGATCGACGCGGCACTCGACGGTGTGGTCGCACCGTTCGGCGAGCGCACCGCGTCGCGCGCCCTGCTCACCCTGCCGCGAGGCAGTGAACTGGCTGTTCCCGACGGGCGGACGCTCCGCCTCTTCCTGCACTGGATGGAGAGCGAGACCTCCGGCACGACCGACCTGGACCTCTCCGTCGCGATGTTCGACAGTACGTGGCGGCACGTCGGCACCTGCGACTACACCAGCCTGCGTTTCGCACGCTCCGCAGCCGTGCACTCGGGTGACCTGACCAGCGCACCCGCGCCCGGGGGAGCGAGCGAGTTCGTCGACCTGGACATGACCGCGCTGGCCGCCGCGGGCGTGCGCCACCTCGTGACCCTCGTCTACGCCTTCAACAACGTCGCCTTCGGTGACCTCGACGAGGCGTTCGCCGGACTCATGGTCCGTGACGCGCCCGGATCCACCGGACCCGCCTTCGACCCCCGGCAGGTCGAGCAGCGCTTCGACCTCACCGGCCAGGTGAGGGCGAGCATTCCGATGGTCGTCGACGTCGCCGCCCGGACCCTGCGGTGGCTCGACATCGCCCAGGGAGTCACCGGAACCCATCACGCGGTCCACCGCTACGCCGATGACCTCGCCACCCTCGGTCAGGGCCTGACCAACCTCTTCACGTCCGGCGCGCGCGTCGGCCTCGGCGAGCTCGCCACCTGGCAGGCCGCGGCGCGGGCCGACGCCGTGATCGTGCGCCACACCGACGGCTCGCGGAGCACGTACCGACGCCACGCGGGGGAGACCACCGCGACCTTCGCCGGCCGTATCGGCACCCCGGCGACCGACGACGAGCCGGGCCTGGACGTCACGCAGGCGACGCTCGCCTTCCTGCTGCGGGGAGACATCTCCCTGCCGGAGAAGAGCGAGGTCTTCGCCCTGTACCCGGCCGGCCTCGTCGCGGCCGACGTACGTCTCGTCGCGGCATCGGACCTGGCGACGTCGCTCGCCTGA
- a CDS encoding HSP90 family protein, translating to MTSAIQGEETAPDVNSFQVDLRGLVDLLSHHLYSSPRVYVRELLQNAVDAVTARQALDPAAHIHIRLHAAGGTVSIEDSGIGLTSDEVHTLLATIGRSSKRGGEHGLESARREFLGQFGIGLLACFVVARRIRVVTRSARTPGASPVEWLASDDGSYTVRVLPDEARTEPGTTVYLEARPGSGEWMEPARVEELARDFGSLLPYDITFADADGNERPVTDRPAVWDRTYPTPASRRVALAGHCTRVFGFTPLDTIDLDLPVAGVRGVAYVLPEPTSPAHTAGHRTYLKGMLLTDHASNLLPDWAFFVRAVVDTDSLRPTASRENLYDDETLAAVRDALGVRIRQWLTELAAGDPQRLAGFLRVHHLGVKSLARHDKELFELMLPWLPFETSDGSVGLEEFAAAHDEIHFTRTVEEFRQIAPIAAAHGLGVVNAGYTYDAELLALLPAIRPGVKVTELDAGAVTDRLDPVSTTAELALASFLATARTRLDPHACDVALRAFQPVSVPALFLDDRQARHERDRATAQENADSLWNDILGSLRGSAPRARLVLNHNNPLIRRIAGLPDEDLTGTAVESLYGQALLMSQRPLRPADSTLLNRAFLGLLEWATHSNPQENQK from the coding sequence ATGACTTCCGCCATCCAGGGCGAAGAGACGGCACCTGACGTCAACAGCTTCCAGGTCGACCTGCGGGGGCTGGTCGACCTGCTGTCCCACCATCTCTACTCCAGTCCCCGGGTGTACGTCCGCGAGCTGCTGCAGAACGCCGTGGACGCGGTCACCGCCCGTCAGGCCCTCGACCCGGCCGCGCACATCCACATCCGGCTCCACGCGGCCGGTGGCACGGTGTCCATCGAGGACAGCGGCATCGGTCTGACCTCCGACGAGGTCCACACCCTGCTCGCCACGATCGGCCGCAGTTCCAAGCGCGGTGGTGAGCACGGCCTGGAATCGGCCCGGCGCGAGTTCCTCGGCCAGTTCGGCATCGGCCTGCTCGCCTGCTTCGTGGTCGCGCGACGGATCAGAGTGGTCACGCGTTCCGCGCGCACCCCTGGTGCCTCCCCGGTGGAGTGGCTCGCCTCCGACGACGGTTCGTACACCGTCCGGGTACTGCCCGACGAAGCCCGCACCGAGCCCGGCACCACCGTGTACCTGGAGGCGCGCCCCGGTTCCGGGGAGTGGATGGAGCCCGCCCGCGTCGAGGAACTCGCCCGCGACTTCGGCTCCCTGCTCCCGTACGACATCACCTTCGCCGACGCGGACGGCAACGAGCGCCCGGTCACCGACCGCCCCGCCGTCTGGGACCGCACCTACCCGACCCCAGCCTCCCGCCGCGTGGCGCTCGCCGGGCACTGCACCCGTGTCTTCGGGTTCACCCCGCTCGACACGATCGACCTCGACCTGCCGGTCGCCGGAGTGCGAGGAGTGGCGTATGTACTCCCCGAGCCGACCAGCCCCGCGCACACGGCCGGGCACCGCACCTACCTCAAGGGCATGCTGCTCACCGATCACGCGAGCAACCTGCTGCCCGACTGGGCCTTCTTCGTACGTGCCGTGGTGGACACGGACTCGCTGCGCCCCACCGCCTCCCGCGAGAACCTCTACGACGACGAGACGCTCGCCGCCGTGCGCGACGCACTCGGTGTCCGGATCCGGCAGTGGCTGACCGAGCTGGCGGCAGGTGACCCGCAGCGGCTCGCGGGCTTCCTGCGGGTCCACCACCTCGGCGTGAAGTCCCTGGCACGCCACGACAAGGAGCTCTTCGAGCTCATGCTGCCCTGGCTGCCCTTCGAGACCAGCGACGGGAGCGTCGGCCTGGAGGAGTTCGCCGCCGCGCACGACGAGATCCACTTCACCCGGACCGTGGAGGAGTTCCGGCAGATCGCCCCGATCGCCGCCGCCCACGGCCTCGGCGTCGTCAACGCCGGGTACACCTACGATGCCGAGCTGCTCGCGCTGCTGCCCGCCATCCGGCCCGGCGTGAAGGTCACCGAACTCGACGCCGGAGCCGTCACCGACCGGCTGGACCCGGTCTCCACGACCGCCGAGCTGGCCCTCGCGTCCTTCCTCGCCACGGCCCGGACCCGCCTGGACCCGCACGCGTGCGATGTGGCGCTGCGCGCGTTCCAGCCGGTGAGCGTGCCCGCGCTGTTCCTGGACGACCGCCAGGCCCGGCACGAGCGGGACCGCGCCACCGCCCAGGAGAACGCCGACTCCCTGTGGAACGACATCCTCGGCTCCCTGCGCGGCTCCGCGCCCCGGGCACGGCTGGTCCTGAACCACAACAACCCGCTGATCCGCCGGATCGCCGGCCTGCCCGACGAGGACCTCACCGGAACCGCCGTCGAGTCGCTGTACGGCCAGGCCCTCCTGATGTCGCAACGGCCCCTGCGCCCGGCCGACTCCACCCTGCTCAACCGTGCCTTCCTCGGGCTTCTGGAATGGGCGACCCACTCGAACCCCCAGGAGAACCAGAAGTGA
- a CDS encoding endonuclease I family protein → MSVAQIGRWKVLAAAISTVLLGLTLPTVAASPASATTTAYDSTYYKNAIGKTGTSLKSSLHTIITPQTKISYDAVWNALKVTDQDPNNSANVILLYSGTSRSKSLNGGDVGDWNREHVWAQSHGNFGTSAGPGTDLHHLRPADVQVNSIRGNKDFDLGGSAVSGASGSYTDTNSFEPRNADKGDVARMILYMAVRYEGDDAWADLEPNDSVSNGSVPYHGRLSVLKQWNEQDPPSAFEEKRNQVIYDTYQKNRNPFIDHPEWVEAIW, encoded by the coding sequence ATGTCCGTTGCGCAGATAGGCAGATGGAAGGTGTTGGCGGCAGCCATATCCACCGTCCTCCTCGGCCTCACCCTTCCGACGGTCGCCGCGAGTCCCGCGAGCGCCACGACCACGGCGTACGACAGCACGTACTACAAGAACGCGATCGGCAAGACCGGTACGAGCCTCAAGTCCTCACTGCACACGATCATCACCCCCCAGACCAAGATCTCGTACGACGCGGTCTGGAACGCGCTGAAGGTCACCGACCAGGACCCGAACAACAGCGCCAACGTAATCCTGCTGTACAGCGGCACTTCGCGCAGCAAGAGCCTCAACGGCGGCGATGTCGGCGACTGGAACCGTGAGCACGTCTGGGCCCAGTCGCACGGCAACTTCGGCACCTCGGCCGGTCCCGGCACCGATCTCCACCACCTGCGCCCCGCGGACGTACAGGTCAACAGCATCCGCGGCAACAAGGACTTCGACCTCGGCGGCAGCGCGGTCAGTGGCGCTTCCGGCAGCTACACGGACACCAACTCCTTCGAGCCGCGCAACGCGGACAAGGGGGACGTGGCCCGCATGATTCTGTACATGGCCGTCCGCTACGAGGGCGACGACGCCTGGGCCGATCTGGAGCCCAACGATTCGGTCTCCAACGGCAGCGTCCCCTACCACGGCCGCCTGTCCGTCCTTAAGCAGTGGAACGAGCAGGACCCGCCGAGCGCCTTCGAGGAGAAGCGCAACCAGGTCATCTACGACACCTACCAGAAGAACCGCAACCCGTTCATCGACCACCCCGAGTGGGTCGAAGCGATCTGGTAG
- a CDS encoding nucleotidyltransferase domain-containing protein produces MTPTPRWRQLLDERLTEAVNMLGAVPGMHGLIVGGSLGRGEPWPMSDIDLLPVYVSTMEPAQQMEERRNELVDWWAASGHAQTLDTGWVAFTTQELRDALAAGPEGIAQRMQDPRWFHGLDKAYGGHAASNDDKLTAEFTQWATQIRFHPAVVAARLERWRHDAHQAAAEAARLRDSDLRRATQQLRAAARALRLVCIESWGERLGSMGREWTRFARIAERHDAHRLAARIATIAGADPQEAADRAKTAPAWLQERIELSQRARHMVGEDVTVEENARDQLAAFTVHVTRHRPDLDGAWTASPDLAFDEHLAELQELLARHG; encoded by the coding sequence ATGACGCCCACACCTCGATGGAGACAGCTTCTTGACGAGCGGCTCACCGAAGCGGTCAACATGCTCGGCGCCGTCCCCGGCATGCACGGCCTGATCGTCGGCGGCAGTCTCGGACGCGGTGAGCCGTGGCCGATGTCCGACATCGATCTCCTGCCTGTCTACGTCTCCACCATGGAGCCGGCGCAGCAGATGGAAGAGCGCCGCAACGAACTCGTCGACTGGTGGGCCGCCTCCGGACATGCGCAGACCCTCGACACCGGCTGGGTCGCCTTCACCACCCAGGAACTGCGCGACGCACTCGCGGCAGGACCGGAGGGCATCGCGCAGCGCATGCAGGATCCACGCTGGTTCCACGGCCTGGACAAGGCGTACGGCGGGCACGCGGCCTCCAACGACGACAAGCTGACTGCCGAGTTCACCCAGTGGGCCACGCAGATCCGATTTCATCCCGCAGTCGTCGCAGCCCGCCTTGAGCGCTGGCGTCACGACGCGCACCAGGCCGCAGCCGAGGCCGCCCGCCTCCGCGACAGTGACCTGCGGCGCGCTACCCAACAACTGCGAGCAGCCGCCCGCGCGCTGCGGCTGGTCTGCATTGAATCCTGGGGAGAGCGCCTTGGATCCATGGGGCGTGAATGGACCCGATTCGCGCGTATCGCGGAACGACATGACGCCCATCGCCTCGCCGCCCGGATCGCCACGATCGCCGGAGCGGACCCCCAAGAGGCAGCCGACCGCGCCAAGACAGCGCCGGCCTGGCTTCAGGAACGCATCGAACTCAGCCAGCGCGCACGGCACATGGTGGGGGAGGACGTCACCGTCGAGGAGAACGCCCGCGACCAGCTGGCCGCATTCACCGTCCACGTCACGCGGCACCGACCCGACCTCGACGGTGCCTGGACCGCCAGCCCCGACCTCGCATTCGACGAGCACCTCGCCGAGCTTCAGGAGCTCCTCGCCCGACACGGCTGA
- a CDS encoding ATP-grasp domain-containing protein encodes MLGVVTLLLPPRLTASAEALRDAARRRGLRTVHLSTSTVPADVRAEHLHAGPGFADIVAPALNIALLQAPEDWLARLPREFTGREITFGPIRDAYDLRRPAFVKSPNDKQIPALVYTDGSRLPGPDSVDPHMPVLISDVVEFVTEYRLYLLNGTVHTGSQYAQRGRLSPGPLHKDAAAFGTELLAECRDTLPSAIVVDVGMADGRWSVIEANAAWASGMYASDPQRALDVVLQAAGPFDAVIPGDHDFLRLPGPFRRT; translated from the coding sequence ATGCTCGGTGTTGTGACTCTCCTTCTGCCACCCCGTCTCACCGCCTCGGCGGAGGCTCTGCGTGATGCCGCCCGCCGTCGCGGCCTGCGGACAGTGCACCTGTCCACGTCGACCGTTCCGGCCGATGTCCGCGCCGAGCATCTACATGCCGGGCCCGGCTTCGCGGACATCGTGGCACCTGCTCTGAACATCGCCCTTCTGCAGGCACCAGAGGATTGGCTGGCCCGTTTGCCCCGGGAGTTCACCGGCCGTGAGATCACCTTCGGGCCGATCCGTGACGCTTATGACCTGCGCCGGCCCGCGTTCGTCAAGTCTCCTAACGACAAACAGATTCCGGCACTCGTCTACACCGACGGGTCACGGTTGCCGGGCCCGGACTCGGTGGATCCGCACATGCCCGTGCTCATCAGCGATGTGGTGGAGTTCGTCACGGAGTACCGGCTGTACCTGCTCAACGGCACCGTGCACACCGGCAGTCAGTACGCTCAGCGCGGGCGGCTGAGTCCTGGACCGCTGCACAAGGACGCGGCAGCCTTCGGAACGGAGTTGCTCGCCGAGTGCCGGGACACGCTGCCCTCCGCCATCGTCGTGGACGTGGGCATGGCCGACGGGCGCTGGTCGGTGATCGAAGCCAACGCCGCCTGGGCGAGCGGCATGTACGCCTCCGACCCGCAGCGGGCCTTGGACGTTGTCCTCCAAGCCGCTGGCCCGTTCGATGCCGTCATACCCGGCGATCACGACTTCCTCCGGCTTCCCGGCCCGTTCCGCAGAACATGA